A region of the Salvia hispanica cultivar TCC Black 2014 unplaced genomic scaffold, UniMelb_Shisp_WGS_1.0 HiC_scaffold_1320, whole genome shotgun sequence genome:
attataagtattatttgttattgttgacatttttacgattttgggcattatattctcgatattgatatgtgaatagtaagtgttatttttagttgtggacattttaatacagttgttgacattcgatattggtattgatatgtgaattgtaagtttatttgttagttgttgacattttaatagagttgttgacattcatATTCTCGGGAttggtatttaattataagtttatttttagttgttgacatttttaaaaagtgttattttattgaatatttaagatttgaagatttgaatgttgaagatttgaaaatttgaatgttgaagaatttgaagagaagttgaaaatttgaagatttgaagatttgaatgttaagatttgaagatttgaatgttgaaaaaatttgaagatttgaatttgaagatttgaagatttgaagactttcGTAGAGTTTTAGaaggattttagaaaaagatttcaaacacaatttaatgaaaagacaattatccccgtgttgacataatgtgatagGGTTGAATTAAAATCTTGTGAATTAGTGGCTAAGGttttcatttctcaattatctcAAATATCTCATCCTAAcaaaaccatatatatatatatatatataggggtttCGTTATGTGCTAAAATTCGTAATAAAAACTTTCatattgtgtattaaaaatatcaaacaaagacataattatatcaatacaacatgtaaaatttaaatatcaacacaaaaacataagtttatcacacaagaagattgataaattatgtctctatgttgatatttttaacaaataaagttGATATTAGTTAGTTATTACCGtaacttagttagtatttgatcacgcacctatatatatatatatatgtatgtataggGTTGTGTTAAGATGACAACACTTATTATAATGACACCATACCACAATTCTAGTCCCAATGGATCGTGAAATCCTAAAATGTTTATTAAGCTCGCCACGTGGCAAaccttattttaattatgttgaaCCCATTAAAAACTTCCGAAGGGTAAATAGGAATTTCTATTCCTTAACAATTTCACGCTGAATTGTGATCAATTCTCAATTGATCGCGACGatggaaattttaatttcacgCTGAATCGATCGATGAACTCCTCCATAGATCGATGAATTGATTGATGAATGCtccatattttcaattttcacttCACGGAAATCATTTTTCAATCCCGAATCCAATTTGATACCGATCGATATTCAAGAATTCAATTCTCCACACTGCTCGTAATCGATTCGAATCTTCAATTTCAAACCTCAATTTGAGAACCGAGAAATCTCCCAAATCGTTGTCTCTCTTCATATAGGTTTCGAAATTCATGAGAATATGGGCTGACTCGAtcatcaattttgatttggatATTTTTCCCGAAGGTGATTATCGACATGTTTAGCCGGAAAATAATTGTCAATTATCGGACGATTGTGATGACGAATTTGTTTACTGCTTTTGACAATTATTGATCTTTTGTTTGACGAATTATGCTTCTATTTATGTTCAATACGGTTGAAGAGGTTTTCGATGAATGTTTACAGAAAGTATGTTTCTACTTCTCGTTCACGTAGACGAAATGTCTTCGATTTTCATAGCTGCATTTGCATTAACCTATGATTTCATGGCAATACTCGTTTTCATTCGATTCCGATTCGTTTAGTATAGTTTGTAGTAGTTGCTGGTTTATGTGTATCAATGCTCTTCACCTAATTGTTTATTGGGTAAACTAATCGTATCTTAACTAATTTGCTCtatgttttatcttttttatctGGGCCGCATGTGTGCCAACATGCCCCGACGAACTCCGTCTCCATGTTGGTAAGAAATTCCATTCATTAGATGAGGGTATTGCCTTTTATGAAGGTTATGGGCTGGAAACCGGTTTCGATGCCGTAAACGTGAATCAAATCTACTTCGTAGATGTTGTTACGTGGCAATATCTTGTTTGTAACATACAAAGGATTGAAGGGGTGGGATTGAAATGCATGAGATGCATGCACAAGAGGGTTTTATAACTAAACGTAGACGCACATCCAAAAGGTGTGAATGTGAGGCGCTATCACTCAGCAAGATATCTAAGGTCAGATTTGCGGGTTATGTTGTTCAAGAATTTTGGTGGAAGTTCATAATCATAGTATGATTGAACTTCCGTTTAGACGTTACATGCATATTAATCGTAGTTGGGTGGTAAGCACATGTGCAATTCATATGGGACCGCACGAAAGCCAATACTGGACCCACCATGTCATTCAAATTTTCGAATGAAGTTCTTTGCAAGCTATGACACCGTGGAATCACCGTGCGTAACTTAGAATTATGTCCAAGGTCCAAAAACTTATGTCAAGGTTCTGAGTGCACAAATGTTGTTAGATGAATGGTGGAGGAAAAAGAAGGCATGTCCCGATTTCACATATCACCATCAACTGGGAGTTCAAAAGAGTTAAGTGCTTTTCCGAAGTGGCGTAACATTCTAAGTTTTAATTATCAACCGTATGGTGATGTTGTCTCCTTCGACTCCACATACAATACCAATAGGTAATGTGCCCTTGTTcgtttatataaattatgcatTCCATGTGTTAGGTTTCTCTGCTTGGATAACATTGTAGATCAGATTCTAATAATTGCAAATATCAGGTATTATATTGCGCTTTTGGACTCTAATATTGGTGGCCATCATGATATATGAAACGTGTATTGTATGATATTTTCACCCTTCATGGGCAAGGATATTCATGGAAAGCCACCACATTTAGCCGCACTCTTATCCAATGAGACCATGTAATCTTATCTGGGCGGCTCTTCAAGCATTTTTGAACTATGGGTCAAGCCCTAAGATGATTGTTACCGACCAAGATATATGTATGGGAGTCATATTCGTGATGTTTTACAGTGGATACAAAGCACAGATGGTGCATGTGGCACATTATGCTTAAACTTACCGAACAAAATCTCCAAAAGATCTCATAAAATGAAGAGTTGAAAAAAGAGACTAAGGCTTGTGTGTGGTCTGGCGTTCTAGAGCTCCGAAGAGTTTGAAGATTCAAGGATGGGGATAATGGAAGCGTTGCGAGCTTCTTCATGTCGAGTGGTTTGTAACAATGTCTTCCGACGATAGAGAGACGTGTCCCGCCTATTTTAGAGACTTTCCCATGGGGTCTTTTATTAGGACGACATCTCGTTTCGAGTCTCGAGAATAACTTCTATAAAACATTCACAAGACCTCGCTCTCCAATCTAGTCAGTTCatcatgaattttgatcaTGCATCGGGCCGCACGTAGAAATTCTAGCCTCGAAGTTAGATTATATGGATTCAACTATTATACCACCCGTCTCCCGCTCGCCGGGTATTAGAAAACATGTCGTAACAAAGTACACCGATCACATGTTCAAGAGCGCAACGTGGAGATGCTGGATGCATTGCACCATTGTAGCACCGATTGTTTATTGAAAGATGAGTTAGAGATCTCCACAATAAAGGACAAGTATAGTAAATCTTGGATTGTTACCTACACGACTAGTGAGGATTCGTATTCCCGTTCTGCAAATTGCTCGGGAGAGAGGAATTCTTTGTAGtcatatatttttggttttcaaGAACAGTTTTTGAAGGTTATACCCGATAAGTACTTCCATGTGAGGTGGCTCAAGACTCGCCTAGCCGATGCTATTCGTGGACTAGCTCGATGTTTGGGAGATCCCGAACTTCTATTAGATCCAAACCAACCGGCCAaagaataaagttgttgacatattTTTCAGCTTACTTGAAAAATTTGATGTTGATAGTGCCATCACGATTTGTTTTCACTCGGAATTGATGAGCTTGGGAAGAGTCTTATGACAAGAATCCATGAACCATCTTCACAGACAAGGATAAGCCGCTTAAAGATTTCTATTTTGGCCGAAAAGCCACCAGGGTTGTAGTACAACCACTATCGCCAGGTCCACCAAAGGTTCGAAAAGGATTCCAAAAAGCCGTTTGGTGTTCGCGAAGGAAAAGGCTATAAAGTTGAACAAAGAACTATTGCGCTGCTGTAAAAATGTGGCGAATTTGGTCACCATGACTCTAGGAACCGTGAcgacaaaagggaaaataaaacCTGTTGGgttcatttttacattatcAAAGTTGCGCCTTTATACATAAGATACTCGCGTATTAGGGTAGATATATTGCATTTAATGAAACGAGTGCATACAcactattttcttctttctattccttcattactattaattttatactattgtttCCAAGTTGCCTTTTATTTCGCAAATAGCGTCTAACTCTAAatctttttaattacaaatttttgCTGCATTCATATTGCGCCTTTggaattgtaattcaattccaaatcgaaaattttttatgatgCAAACAActggatttgaaattgaaagttCCAATTACAATTCCACATCTCCAATTCCGTGTACAAATGAAGCCTAATAtaatttctcttattttattctgtttctaaatttactttatcttcaattatttattttatcatcattCTTTATCTATTGCGGAATAAAGCGAGTAATTTAATACTTTCTTGgattcaaagaaaaaatatgtaatttaaaattaggcTCAAAGTTTCTTTATCTATGgtaaagttttattttatcatgttGATGTTAATAAAATTGCAACTTCTCGGTTAGAGCATCACCAAAAGGAgaagatatataaaaaaggtATATCGTCTATATACCTCCtctaaaagtgaaatatatcctttaaaaaagaaacatattccaaacaaaaaagatatatagaaaggtaaatgattttttaaacataaaataatagtacaaaatagattaaaaacacataaagtgttataccttctcaaataccttctCCATTGGAGAAaggtttttcatgaaaagaaacaaatatgatAGTCATAAGATTTTACCTTTCATAATGGGaaggtaaagatacctcttcaaaatgggaaaaaagtATAATACCTTATCAAATACCTTTCCCCTTGGAGAAagattttttcatgaaaaaaagataaatatagtagttatatttgtttacctctccatttacctCTCCCATTGGAGGTGCCCTTATACTTTCCAAGTTCTAAGTATCCCTGTCTTTAAAAAATACGAatagttttactattttgaattgttttctAATATTCGACGACGTATAAAGGCATCCGCATCGCGTCTCGATGCGGTCTCtatctcgtctcgacgagacgagaccgcATTGAGACGCAGGGACGGATCCAGAAATTCTGTATAGGTGGGGCAAAATTCCATACAAAGacattttaagaattttagaAGGGGCATTTATAAtggtattttaaaaaaaaattaaaaataatgataaaaatagcactaatgaatttttttgaggtggggcatttgccccttgTAGTATCCATATACATCCGTCCCTGTTGAGACGACGATGCGGCATGCATCTCGTCCCGAAGAGACGAGCCGTCTCGTCGCGTGTCGTGTCCCGaagaggccggcctcgagctggcgagacACGTGCCTTGGCGACGTGGCGTGCTCCGGTTcgtgcgtgacgcccactcacCGGCCCGCGAGTGAGCGTCGTTTATATCcgtttaaaatatatatattttttttaaatcaggaaaattcaaaaataaaataaattaaaatattgtaatttttaatttttgtatttttcaatattgtaataaaaatcgaaaattaaaaagttaaaattacaattaaaaatactccataggatttcaattatgtatttttcgtttttccgggtgttgtaatttttgtggtttttaatgatttaatgaattattagcattaatttaatatttcaattgaatttgttggaaataaaaatcaaaaatgaaattgaatgaatagttaagggatgagatggttaagagatggagggatatATGtcttgtctcttagttaagagacgaggtgaaaagtacagtgagacccatgaatagtgaaaagatgagacggataagagacatgGATGCGGATGGCCTAAATACTCTCTCAGTCTATACGGGGTATAGAAATTCTATTCCTATCCCGCACGGgttctaaaattttatgtcatttattttctataaataatttaaatctagtaaaaataatgaaagtCACCTTAGgtttcactaatttaattatcattattccatttatataattacacaagttatgaaagaatatttatagagttaaaagtttttaaacaatttatttgaacactaattaaatcaagaaaaccatagtaaaattttgatctttcaaattttcacACTTCACTCTTTCACCTGTGCCGCCCTACACAGCTGCGCCGCCACCCTCCGCCGCTAGCTGtcaaaaagaaacaaataccTTTTCTCCTTAAACCAGGTATGTATTAATTTTCCTTTGATTATATTCATTACTTATCAGTTAATGTTAGATAAAGAAATCGCTAATGAAATTGGTATGCATACCAGCTGTTTGTggaaaagtttttttttttttcttctgtaAAAAGATAAACATACATGATTGAGTATTATTGTCCTTATCGTTAGGATTTATCTAATCCAGTCTCTCTCAATTGGGAGAGGAATCGAGCAAGTTGCCAAGTTATCTctcaaaatatagaaattattcaatttttcttaGTCCATATTAGTAAACAATGAATTTGCCTATGCTATTTGTCTCCATCTCAGATAATAGATATATGTATCTTAATGTTCTATTGTTTGCATTTAGGAGAATTGAGAGAACATTTTTGGGGAAATTCTTGATAGTTGTTATGTTTATTGTTTGTAAATTATGAGTAAAAAGTTATAAATGTTGTCTACAATTTTTCTAATCATTCTGATATAATCAATCCAATAGAATGACTAAGAATGTGAAGAGGGAGGACGCGGAGGAAGAGTGGGAGGACAAGGAAGAACTGAAAGACGAGAGGGAGGGAACAGAGGAAGAGTGGAAGGACTTGAACATACGCGTCAAGTTTGTAACAAACAAGGAGAAAACAAGGGTACTATTTGCGGAAGCTGGCAGTGATTTTGTAGATGCTTTGTTAACTTTCTTACTGTTACCATTGGGAACTATTGTGAAATTCTTAAACGATCACTACGATAAGGCTTTGGTCATTGGTAGCTTGAGCTCGCTGTACAATGGCTTAGAAAATCTTGACAGCATCCATTTTCTGAATGAAGATGCTAAAAGCGTGCTGCTTAACCCGAAAGGTCTTGTTTCTAAATATGATTGGCCTAGATATGAATCGAGCCTCGCTGAAAGTACAGCTTCCTTCGCCATCAGTGATGATCTGAGGGTGATGGGTGGCGTGGAAGGCTCTGTCATGTCTACTCTCAACAGTCTCGGCATCGCTTTGACAGACTTGGACGGGGCTGAGATAAAGGATGTTACTTTTGATCTCGATGAGGTTAAATccatgtttctgttttaaaaatttaatcttttagAAAATAACCACCTTTCTAATGCAATGATCAGATTCTGGAGTTACTGATATTATCTTTGGTTGCCCGGAATCCACTGAGTGGCAACCTGCTCAAGAGCTATCTGCCAATCATCCGAACAAAGCAGGGGAAATCCCTGAATCAGATTGGCAAGGAAACCCTTTCCACAAACTCCAAGAAGATGATTTTGAAAGCAATGATGCAAAAATCTACTAACAAATTGCTGTTTGCTCAGGCAAAACACGACTTTGTGAGTTTTCTTTTCGGTTTGCTCAGCATTCCTTTAGGGAGGGTAGAGTGGTATTTTCACAGCAACGCCGGAGTTAAGGCCATTGATAATTTGCACAAGAGCATTTCAGATAGTTTGTTCAAAAATAGTCTGATGGGTCTAGAGGAAAAAAATATGCTAATCAAACCGTCCTTGTCGGGCGACGACAACAATGATGATAACGAGTATATTCCCCTCAATTTCGACCCGAGTGGGAACCAGTCTCATGTTAGAGGATCAAGAATGTATATGGTAAGTGATGATTTAACCGTTGCACCGATGAGTATAACCTCTAGTGTCTCTGTTATCAACGAGCTGAAGATCCCTCTGTCTGATGTGGAAGAAGTGGAGCTCAAAGTTGGGTTGGAAGAGGTAAGATTGGTTgtcatatttttgttgttctttTCTAAGTTGGCGCATCATTTATTCGTTAGATACATCTGTCAAATTATCGAGCCATCTGGCTAGTTGTTTTGGGTTTAACATTTTGGCTTTTGTCCAAAATTCACTTTTTTCAAGTCAATATATGTGGGACCTATGAAAACATGGTTTGGACTTCGGCCCGACATAAAGTCATTTTGATGGGATGGGCCGGGCCATGTATGGAAGCTCGACCGTTGGTTCTCTTGCTATGTCTTAATTCTATAGTCTCTTGTACAGGCTTTGTTGGTTTTTACAAAGTGTACATGACGTgtattggtaaagtaaaatgTAGTAATAATGTGACGAAAAACTTAGTCGAATTTTGGTTTCGTTGGTGCAGGGTTTAAGCATATTGAGAGCGGCTCTTACATCGACCAAAGCCCTGACTGAAGGCCTTATAAAGCCAATGctgaagaatcaagaaaagCAACAAAATTAAGTCAATCAATCCTCGTAGACTCATTTTGATGTATAGACTTATTTTGTGACATAGTTGATCTAATCCTAGGCTGATTTCACTAGCAATTTGCGCTTCTTTTTTTGCTACATGTGTTCTAGTTTTAGCACTTACTCATCATTTTCTATTAAGCATATTTCTTACCATCTTCTGTTAAGCATGATTTTCtctctatgtttttttttatattttgaatactAGAAACCCATTTACATTCTTTTACTTTTGATTCTGCCTTTGTCTatatttttcaacatttttatttttgaatattactagaaaacataaaaaaggtTGAGTTATTTGCGTGTTGCACAAGAGAATTCGGccaacaaaatatttcattcattaattaatatgatagACCCCACCCATATTTATAATACCTTAAtacaataagaaaatatatgctAAATTCCTATAATATCTAAACAAAACAATATAGTCCCCATTTACTTCTCTCTCATTTTGAACAATTCACTCAATTATCTATGATCTATCAGCTCCGTCCCCACATTTTACGAGTTATCTACTATGGTAATTCTGAATCTCGAcctgaatatttataattggcTCTGATTTTGATTATCTATTGAATTTTTGACTGAAAATCTTTTCTTGCTATTTGCTGTTTTGTATGGTGTGAAGTGTTGTTGGAAGggtaagaaattaatttattagagCTTCTTGTTGATTTAGATCGAAAACAATCCATTCTGATTAATGTACTGTTTTGATTGCTATTTTCTCCGTCTACAATATAAATTGTTAGATTGTCcactgaattttaaaattgcgCCTTGAAAGAAACCAAGATTTGAAGGGTTCTTTTTCCAttatgaacaattaaaaataaaaatattttcagcTACTATTTCAGAAACTATGCCTTGTTTGGTTTGCAAGTTAAGATATTAGGTAGATTGTTAAGATATTATGTAGATTTTATAACTATGTTTTGAGCTTATTACAAGGATTTTATTCTTGACAAAACTAGGAAACATATAAGTTTCTGATTTGCCATTTCGATCCATcctacaataagagtcacgTATCTCATTATGTTTGATTCATGTATTGGACGAGGAATTGAAGTTCGGTAGGCCACGATCTTCACTTCCCGAAGCCAACATGTCGAAGGGCGAGGAATTGAAGTTGCATATCACGGTTCTGGTGAACAAGCAGAGAACTAAGGTCCTGTGTGCAGAAGCTGGCAGCGATTTCATGGACGTTTTGCTAAGCTTCCTACTTCTTCCGTTGGGAATGATCATGAAGGTCCTCGAAGCGCCTGCTATTGGAAGCTTGAGCACTCTATACAGAGGCGTAGTGAATCTTGATACCAGCCATTTCCAGACAGAGGTTGCCAAGCAAAAGCTCCTCGCTCCAGCAAGTTGCTATGATGCTGAGTTGCATAAACTGAGGCTCAACGTGTATAATGCTGTTCCTGCGAGTCCTAATTCTGTCAATAGATACGACGGGGTCTTCACTAATAGTGCAGCTTCTTTCCTAATCGGTGATGATCTGAAGGTGATGCCTAATTTGATGTTCTCGATCTTGGAAACTCTCAAGGTTCTCGACATCGATGTGACCGACATTGATGACGCTGAGAAAATGGATGTGGCTTTTGGATCGAAAGAGGTTATATACTCGgttttttctctaatatttcTTGAGAATGTTACCTAAAAAAGTGTTGTTCGTGGATTGTTTTTTATCAGATTGTGGACTTGCTGAGGCTATCATTGGTTTTCCGGAATCCACTGACGGCCTTCGTGCTAAGTGGTGGGCAGATCAGGGTGGCGCCGAAGAAATCCAACTCCAACGAGCAGGGGAATGCTTCGTTGCAATGCATCAACGAGAAAGTTGCATCTACCAACATCAAGAAGATGATTGTGAAGGCCACTATACAGAAATCGACTAACAAGTTCGTATTTGCTCAAGCAGATAGTGATTTCatcaatttcctttttggcATGCTCACGCTTCCTTTGGGAAGCGTCTTGTGGTATTCAGCGAGTAACAGTGGCCTAGAGGCCATTGACAATATGCACAGGAGTATAGCAGACGACTCTATAAAGGTCCAACTGAAAAGTGCAAAGACAAGAGACTATCTAACCATGTCAAACCATGAAATAATTTCCCATTTGAATTTCGATGTGAGAAACCATCATGTTAAGGGAGAGAGGATGTACATGGTGAGCAATAATTTGACTGTTTCACCGTTCGCTATGACATCATGCATCTCTGTGCTTAACGATCTGAAGATCTCCACGTCTGATGTTGAAGAAGTGGACGTGCAAGTTGGGCTCGATGAGGTATGATTTTACTCTTTGTTTCATATCAAGAATTTGGTACTATTATACAAGTGTTGAGTTGTGGCAGGTCTAAtgtagtaaattttttatgagGGGGGCTTATTTTACACATGAAATAAACACATGTAGAATAGGGGAAGTTCGAGTGCCTCTAAACTCCAAAAAGCTGGGTTGTGGGGAAAGGGAAGAGCAGTCAACAACTTCAAGACTAGACACCTATCTTTTTCGCCCCAGGGGCTTATAGGCGCTTGAAGTTTTCCCTATCTACATTCGTTAGTTATGCTAGTATCAACCCGTTGTGCCCATCCGTGTCTATCGTTAGTCGTGGGACATGTGGTTATTGATAATGTGTgcgaaaatgtaatttaacaATATCGTACTCGATATTGCTGCTACAGGGTTTAAGCATAGTGAAAGAGGCACTTACGTCGACAACGGCCTTAGAAGATGGCCTCATCAAAGCCATCTTGAAGGCGTCTATCGCTGCTTCTCAAACCGTGAACGACCAAAGCTTGAATGCTGAATTTGGATTCATCTCTCTCTGACTCTCAAATATTAGGACAAGGTTGTGGCCGTTTAGAACTAGCAACATGCTAAGTCAGTAACTTGTTAGAATTCAGTGAAGTCATATTAGAACTCTCTCTCGCTTGTTGAAGTTTCAAATGGCAGACCCACTTCTTGTGCTCGTTCTATGAATGTTGGTAAGTCAAAAACAAAAGTATACTTTACATAGAAATTAGGTTTGAATACTAAAGTAAATTGGAGTTGCTATCCATATGGTAACATCATTTActgcataaaatatatagcaacaatcttattaatttcttgcaactaatattagtattttgaaTATGCTATCCAAAtgataatgaataaaatatatttcttgcaactaatattagtattttagaGATGCTATCCATATGataacatcaattttttttcctcaaacCGAATTGAATcgaaaaaatcaatttcttttaaaatcgAAAATGATTTGAACCGaactgaaaaatgaaaaaaagcgaactgaattttaaatttcggTTCAGGTATTCGACTATTTTGCTCACCCTAGTATGTGGCTTTGTTGAACAGCTAGAGCTCAATGCTCAGTGACTACCACATACTCCCACTGTACCATtgaaaataaaacgttttttttttgaattgttctattaaaaatgtaatgtttcctaaaatggaaacaacattttctctacttttccaCCTCTCTTACTCTATTCTCTCCTCACTAACtcacaacactacataaaattccgtgacgaaaagcaaatgtttaATTACAAATGGGACgtatggagtatatttgaTAGACTTTGTAAACTAAGGCTCTTTTTAGGtagtactcctccgtccctaaaagGTATGAACATTTAGTTATGCACATGTTTGTTGAAATTGTTAAACTCAATTACTTAACAATTAAGGAGTGGTGATGAAGGTGCTGCATCACCACCTTATCATAGTAGTGTAAGCTTGTGAATTCTCCATGGCTAAAAAGAAGCCACAACTACATTACATAGATGGCGGTGGAGTATATGGttacaaatttgaagattAGTGGTGGTCTTAATTAGGCCACGTAGTATAGATGTGTAGTAAACTAGTTAGCTTTGTTTACCTATAAATAGGGAGTGCTTGTTGTCATtgtataattaatcataagaATCAATCATAAGAAAAgagaattgagagagttaAGAAGTGAGTTGGAGAGAAAAGAGCCGTAGCTCAagtgagaaagaaagaagaaagctTTGTAGTGCTGAAGCACTTTTgtttgtgtgtattttgtaatCCTTTTGTGAGAagcctataaatatttatcctccatatttcatctttcttGAGTGttcttatattttgtgtgtcaaATATCCAACAATTCTGGTATCTAGAGCCACTCGATCCTACCTATGGCGGCAACGTTGAACATGGTCCAGCCCCAAATTCCCAAATTGGAGAAGCACAATTATGGAAATTGGAGTTTTCAGATGCGAGTCTTGTTGCAATCACAAGAGTTGTGGGATATTGTTCAAGACGGCTACACCGAACCTGCCTCCCAAGAAGCCGAAGATGCCCTGACGAACAACCAGAGGAACGCCCTCAGAGACGCTAGGAAACGAGACAAGAAGGCGTTATTCAATATCTATCAAGGTATTGATGAAACCACGTTCGAGAAAGTAAGTGCCGCCACCACGTCAAAACAAGCCTGGGAGATTCTGAAGAATGCTTTCACCGGCGTTGATAAGGCGATACGAGTTCGACTGCAGATTCTACGTGGCGAGTTCGAAAGTTTGGCCATGTCTGAAACGGAGAGCATTTCAGACTATTTCACTAGAACATTAGTTATTGTGAATCAAATGAAAAGGCAAGGGGAGAACATTGAAGATGTTCGTGTCATTGAGAAAATTCTTCGATCCTTGACGTCGAAATTTGAGCACGTCGTTGCGGCTATCGAAGAATCAAAAGATCTCAACACCATGTCAATCGACCAACTGCAGAGCAGCTTGGAAGTCCACGAGCAACGCATGAAGAAAAAGACCACTCCGGCACTTGAGCATATGCTACAAGCGAAGATGTCAATCCAAGAAGATAAGAAGTCTGCGCCTGGGACATCACGTGGTGGATACAACCGAGGCCGAGGTCGAGGTTATCGTGGTCGAGGAGGACGCGGCCTGA
Encoded here:
- the LOC125198256 gene encoding uncharacterized protein LOC125198256; the encoded protein is MFGRPRSSLPEANMSKGEELKLHITVLVNKQRTKVLCAEAGSDFMDVLLSFLLLPLGMIMKVLEAPAIGSLSTLYRGVVNLDTSHFQTEVAKQKLLAPASCYDAELHKLRLNVYNAVPASPNSVNRYDGVFTNSAASFLIGDDLKVMPNLMFSILETLKVLDIDVTDIDDAEKMDVAFGSKEIVDLLRLSLVFRNPLTAFVLSGGQIRVAPKKSNSNEQGNASLQCINEKVASTNIKKMIVKATIQKSTNKFVFAQADSDFINFLFGMLTLPLGSVLWYSASNSGLEAIDNMHRSIADDSIKVQLKSAKTRDYLTMSNHEIISHLNFDVRNHHVKGERMYMVSNNLTVSPFAMTSCISVLNDLKISTSDVEEVDVQVGLDEGLSIVKEALTSTTALEDGLIKAILKASIAASQTVNDQSLNAEFGFISL
- the LOC125198257 gene encoding uncharacterized protein LOC125198257, yielding MTKNVKREDAEEEWEDKEELKDEREGTEEEWKDLNIRVKFVTNKEKTRVLFAEAGSDFVDALLTFLLLPLGTIVKFLNDHYDKALVIGSLSSLYNGLENLDSIHFLNEDAKSVLLNPKGLVSKYDWPRYESSLAESTASFAISDDLRVMGGVEGSVMSTLNSLGIALTDLDGAEIKDVTFDLDEILELLILSLVARNPLSGNLLKSYLPIIRTKQGKSLNQIGKETLSTNSKKMILKAMMQKSTNKLLFAQAKHDFVSFLFGLLSIPLGRVEWYFHSNAGVKAIDNLHKSISDSLFKNSLMGLEEKNMLIKPSLSGDDNNDDNEYIPLNFDPSGNQSHVRGSRMYMVSDDLTVAPMSITSSVSVINELKIPLSDVEEVELKVGLEEGLSILRAALTSTKALTEGLIKPMLKNQEKQQN
- the LOC125198254 gene encoding uncharacterized protein LOC125198254, whose protein sequence is MAATLNMVQPQIPKLEKHNYGNWSFQMRVLLQSQELWDIVQDGYTEPASQEAEDALTNNQRNALRDARKRDKKALFNIYQGIDETTFEKVSAATTSKQAWEILKNAFTGVDKAIRVRLQILRGEFESLAMSETESISDYFTRTLVIVNQMKRQGENIEDVRVIEKILRSLTSKFEHVVAAIEESKDLNTMSIDQLQSSLEVHEQRMKKKTTPALEHMLQAKMSIQEDKKSAPGTSRGGYNRGRGRGYRGRGGRGLNYQYDGGRGQNYHSQGGRGQNYQNKGGRQNFTYRGRGRNSYGPRGRGRGLYRGGYSQTYNRQGFDKANVECYTCHEFGHYSYECPVAGNTNQQVNYAEDGDDDEQVISTSLFTYKEIEGDQYSTMDTGASNHMCGNKHEDAREIEEPESPESSQGLGEKPRRMRDLCCAR